The following proteins are co-located in the Pochonia chlamydosporia 170 chromosome 6, whole genome shotgun sequence genome:
- a CDS encoding nucleoside phosphorylase domain-containing protein (similar to Metarhizium robertsii ARSEF 23 XP_007816241.2), producing MNREDYTVGWLCAIKTEYVAAQVFLDEKHEAPEYMPPNDHNDYTLGKLGRHNVVIAVLPNGEYGLSSATSIARDMLHSFPNVRIGLMVGIGGGAPSLKNDIRLGDVVVSVPRGGMGSVFQYDFGKAIQDQSFLPTGFLNGPPTVLRTAVSGLEAQYDIQGHSLRESINIALDANPRLRRKYSRPDESTDRLYRSDVIHPSTNEASCAVVCRSDPSSLVMRPPRAAYDDDPAIHYGLIASANQLMKDAWIRDKLAARYNVLCFETEAAGLMNHFPCLVIRGICDYSDTHKNKEWQGYAAMSAAAYAKDLLARILPIKVEAEMRRIDAFSGIPGAVTSGQERDAILDWLTPIDYDTQQRDYLRSQEPGTGQWILDSVEYRTWLERPAQTLFCQGMPGAGKTVLASVVVDSLITSIRRDSDVGVAYIYGNFRRQREQQADSLLASLLKQLTRGRSSMPNCVRALHGQHINTRTRPSLEGMSTTLQAVAAMYSRTFIVVDALDECQSSDGYPRRLITEILSLGDKSGANIFVTSRAIPGITKWFEGSIQLEICATREDVQTFLDSHLDQLPHFVHDNPELQDEIKTRIAQSVQGMFLLAKLHLNSLCGKPSAKAIKTALAKLPNAGSKAYDHAYENAMERIGHQIEDRQKLAMRVLSWITCAKRPLTATELLHALAVELGTLELDLQNLPTIEDIISVCAGLVIVEEGTSITRLVHHTTHEYFERTQGAWFPNAEEDITATCTSYLSFSVFGNELCQDDDEFEKRIQLHRFYDYAAKNWGHHARSINTLCLPQEVIDFLECETKVEASVQALMSPQPPRRHPNYSQQFPREVSGLHLAAYFGVQQAVAYLLRGSPLNMRETVGRTPLSYAASNGYDVVVKLLLAEDGVETDTKDKNGQTPLLLAARNGHRAVVEQLLATQEVDANTRDKDGQTALLCAAMNAHEEVVRQLLATPGVDVNASDYYEQTALWWAVRNRNEAVVMLLVNDDDVEVNAKNHYNQTPLWWATCNKDEAAVNLLLKKDSIDVGAMDKFGQSPPILAAQRGYKTVVELLLATGSVNINATDYDGRTILWWAAENGNEAVVQLLLSEMDINVNFKDKNGQTPLFVATQKGHEAVVELLVTTNGVDIDAADYYGQTPLHCAAKEGNESIVNLLLEDSVGIEARDCYGQTPLFYAAEKGNEAVVKLLLSKRGINVNAKDDYNQTPLWSAVLNGNRKVVQLLLDEHCVDPNAKNEFSQTPLLWATRNGNETMVELLLATDRVDVNAQDHVGWTPLWWATETRYGKVLQLLLAIDGVDVDAVDKNGQTPLLYASVQGYAAVVQQLLDKNGVNVNATDKNGQTPLFLALRYSQRDVSSIDLENESGIRGNRYKHFDKRLTTKEGTEVNNEDKARQRPRLWAAKEEYESVINQLLATKNININTKDKDGQTPLFWATKKGYEFVVKKLLAQSNIDVNATDYYNQTPLWWAVRNGDISIIGLLLSQDDVNVNSKNAFGRTPLCLAVEMGNEAVVKQLLSKRGVDCNAKGADGLPLIWSAVKKGNETIIKLLLASGDTDANARNNHDQTLLLWAAQYRNEALTKFLLDKCDIDVNARDYYGQTPLLWAARNGNETILRLLLSADTIDANIKDCQGQPALWWAAANGTETIITLLLGKHGIDVNAKNKFGQTPLHWATRNANEVAVKLLLREASIDINAKNQSGQTPLILALNFREKVGHTGGEENRYGEKDEKYMPIIKLLLAGGRSGINDKDAGGNTALWHAVTNRDKMVVKLLLGTDGINVNCKNRHGRTPLLCATWNRDQKMVKLLLSRSDTDVNVRDYSGCTPLWYAVVARDRSMVELLLGTEGVDVNSKDNYGRTPLICATRGGDQVIIQLLLSSEDVDVNTRDRYGATPLLYAAACGREALVRSLLGEDGFDVGNGTAVELPPSAVGIDPNAKDRYGQTALLLAAEKGHDAVVKILLRQNEVDVNATTCHGATPLYRAVAGGNETIVKRLLAQDGVNVNVRCSYGLTPLIQATMNMNEALVRLLLATENVNVNDVDIYGRTPLWYACADTHEAVVKLLLAHNDIDVNAKDYKGWAPLCCAAAHGHETVIQLLLCVKDVDTNIADDCGQTPLWWAIKHGNDAVVKLLLTNSDVDVNVKNKLGETVLLLAVESDDEALIRVLLARDGIDINCKDKHGQSPLHSSSRNGHARLVKLLLAKDGIDINCKDENGWTPLNLASQNGHIRVVKILLDGGADTAAASSNGWTPLDSALQNSQSGIVKLLRGKGADYPS from the exons ATGAACCGTGAAGACTATACCGTCGGCTGGCTCTGCGCCATAAAGACAGAATATGTTGCTGCACAAGTTTTCCTCGACGAGAAGCATGAAGCACCGGAATACATGCCTCCAAATGACCACAACGATTATACCTTAGGGAAACTCGGGAGGCATAATGTTGTTATTGCCGTCTTGCCTAACGGTGAGTATGGACTATCTAGTGCAACAAGTATCGCAAGGGACATGTTGCATAGCTTTCCGAATGTCAGAATAGGTCTcatggttggcattggcggcggagcACCAAGCTTAAAGAACGACATTCgtcttggcgatgttgtcgtTAGTGTTCCCCGCGGCGGGATGGGCAGCGTATTTCAATACGACTTCGGCAAAGCGATACAAGATCAAAGCTTTTTGCCAACCGGGTTTTTGAATGGACCGCCAACAGTCCTGAGGACGGCGGTAAGTGGCCTTGAAGCCCAGTACGACATACAAGGGCATAGCCTCAGAGAAAGCATCAATATCGCCCTCGACGCCAATCCTAGGCTGCGGAGGAAGTATAGTCGGCCGGATGAAAGCACAGATCGATTATATCGAAGCGACGTCATCCACCCTTCAACAAATGAAGCAAGCTGCGCAGTCGTATGTCGCAGTGATCCATCGAGCTTGGTTATGCGACCCCCACGGGCTGCGTATGATGATGATCCAGCAATTCACTATGGCCTGATTGCGTCTGCGAACCAACTGATGAAGGATGCTTGGATTCGGGATAAGCTTGCAGCCAGATATAATGTATTGTGTTTTGAAACTGAGGCGGCCGGGCTGATGAATCATTTTCCGTGTCTGGTTATTCGGGGCATTTGCGACTACTCGGATACGCATAAGAATAAAGAGTGGCAAGGATACGCTGCAATGTCGGCAGCCGCGTACGCGAAGGATCTACTTGCTCGAATTCTTCCCATCAAGGTTGAGGCCGAGATGAGGAGAATCGATGCTTTCTCAG GTATACCAGGAGCGGTTACAAGTGGCCAAGAACGTGACGCTATTCTCGACTGGCTTACGCCAATCGACTATGACACCCAGCAGAGGGACTATCTCAGGAGTCAAGAGCCTGGGACGGGGCAATGGATCTTAGACTCGGTGGAATACCGGACTTGGCTGGAAAGACCAGCTCAAACGCTCTTCTGTCAGGGTATGCCTGGAGCAGGGAAGACAGTCCTCGCATCTGTGGTGGTTGACAGTCTTATCACGAGCATTCGTCGAGATTCAGACGTTGGCGTTGCGTACATATACGGCAATTTTCGTCGGCAGCGGGAACAGCAAGCCGACAGTTTACTTGCAAGTCTCCTGAAACAGCTAACCCGGGGTAGATCGTCCATGCCGAATTGCGTACGAGCCCTTCACGGCCAGCACATAAATACACGGACTCGGCCGTCATTGGAGGGTATGTCGACAACACTCCAGGCTGTAGCAGCCATGTATTCAAGAACATTCATTGTGGTAGACGCGCTTGACGAATGTCAAAGTTCTGATGGGTATCCGAGGAGACTTATCACAGAAATTCTCAGTCTCGGTGACAAGTCTGGAGCCAACATTTTTGTAACTTCAAGAGCCATTCCAGGAATAACCAAGTGGTTCGAGGGAAGCATTCAGCTGGAGATATGCGCAACGAGAGAAGACGTGCAAACATTCCTAGACAGCCATCTCGATCAACTGCCACACTTCGTCCATGACAACCCAGAACTGCAAGACGAAATCAAGACAAGGATTGCCCAGTCCGTACAGGGAAT GTTTCTCCTTGCCAAACTTCACCTAAACTCACTCTGTGGGAAACCatctgccaaagccatcaaaacTGCCCTTGCAAAACTACCAAATGCAGGATCGAAAGCGTACGACCACGCGTATGAGAACGCAATGGAACGAATCGGACATCAGATCGAGGACAGGCAGAAACTTGCCATGCGAGTTCTGTCATGGATCACCTGTGCGAAAAGACCACTAACCGCAACAGAACTTCTACATGCCCTAGCAGTGGAATTGGGGACCCTGGAACTGGACCTGCAGAATCTTCCAACTATTGAAGACATAATTTCCGTGTGTGCTGGGCTGGTCATTGTCGAAGAAGGCACCAGTATTACTCGATTAGTCCACCACACGACCCATGAATACTTTGAACGGACGCAGGGAGCTTGGTTTCCAAATGCAGAGGAGGATATCACAGCCACCTGCACTTCCTATCTCTCTTTTAGTGTTTTCGGCAACGAATTGtgccaagatgatgacgagtttgagAAGAGGATACAGTTACATCGGTTTTACGACTATGCTGCGAAAAACTGGGGGCATCATGCTCGTAGTATTAATACTTTGTGCTTACCACAAGAAGTCATAGACTTCCTCGAATGCGAGACCAAGGTAGAGGCGTCTGTACAGGCACTGATGTCACCCCAGCCTCCGAGGAGACACCCAAATTATAGCCAACAGTTTCCCAGGGAAGTGTCCGGACTGCATCTGGCCGCGTACTTTGGGGTCCAGCAAGCAGTGGCGTACTTACTAAGGGGGTCGCCCCTAAACATGAGGGAAACAGTTGGTCGGACGCCGCTTTCTTACGCCGCGAGCAACGGGTACGATGTGGTAGTCAAGCTACTTTTAGCTGAAGACGGGGTTGAAACCGACACCAAGGATAAGAATGGCCAGACGCcgctgttgttggctgccAGAAACGGACACAGAGCAGTGGTTGAGCAGCTTCTGGCCACACAAGAGGTTGACGCCAACACAAGGGACAAGGACGGCCAAACGGCTCTATTATGTGCGGCGATGAATGCGCATGAAGAAGTGGTTAGACAACTGCTCGCCACCCCTGGCGTTGACGTCAACGCAAGCGACTATTACGAGCAGACGGCGCTGTGGTGGGCGGTCCGTAATAGGAACGAGGCGGTCGTGATGCTACTTGtcaacgacgatgatgtcgagGTTAATGCCAAAAACCACTATAATCAAACACCGCTGTGGTGGGCAACGTGCAACAAGGACGAGGCGGCAGTTAACCTCCTACTTAAGAAAGACTCCATCGATGTTGGTGCAATGGACAAATTCGGCCAGTCGCCGCCGATTCTCGCAGCCCAGAGGGGGTATAAGACGGTGGTTGAGCTACTGCTTGCCACAGGATCTGTCAATATCAATGCTACGGACTATGATGGCCGGACGATCTTGTGGTGGGCAGCTGAGAATGGCAATGAGGCGGTAGTTCAACTGCTGCTGAGCGAGATGGATATCAACGTCAATTTCAAAGACAAGAACGGGCAAACGCCACTATTTGTTGCGACTCAAAAGGGGCACGAGGCGGTGGTAGAGCTGCTGGTTACTACCAATGGCGTTGATATTGACGCTGCGGACTATTACGGCCAGACGCCGCTACACTGTGCCGCCAAGGAAGGGAACGAGTCAATCGTGAATCTCTTACTCGAAGACAGCGTCGGCATTGAGGCTCGGGATTGTTACGGCCAAACACCGCTCTTTTACGCCGCTGAGAAGGGGAATGAGGCAGTGGTTAAGCTGTTGTTGAGTAAAAGGGGCATCAACGTCAATGCGAAGGATGACTACAATCAAACACCGCTATGGTCGGCAGTATTAAATGGAAACAGGAAAGTTGTCCAgctgcttcttgatgaaCATTGCGTTGATCCCAATGCTAAGAATGAATTTAGCCAAACGCCGCTGCTATGGGCAACGCGTAATGGGAACGAGACCATGGTTGAGTTGCTCCTTGCAACTGATCGGGTCGATGTCAACGCTCAGGACCATGTTGGTTGGACACCGCTGTGGTGGGCGACTGAGACGAGATATGGAAAAGTCCTCCAACTACTCCTCGCcattgatggcgttgacgttgatgccgtAGACAAGAATGGTCAGACACCGCTCTTATACGCGAGTGTGCAAGGTTACGCCGCTGTGGTCCAGCAGCTGCTCGACAAAAACGGCGTGAATGTTAATGCTACCGATAAGAACGGTCAGACTCCGCTGTTCTTGGCTTTACGGTATAGTCAAAGGGACGTGTCTTCAATCGATTTGGAAAACGAAAGCGGTATCAGGGGAAACCGATATAAACACTTCGACAAACGACTGACAACCAAAGAAGGCACCGAGGTTAACAACGAGGATAAGGCTAGGCAGCGGCCGCGGCTATGGGCAGCCAAGGAGGAGTACGAGTCCGTTATCAACCAGCTGCTTGCCACAAAGAACATTAATATTAACACAAAGGATAAAGACGGCCAAACGCCGCTCTTTTGGGCGACCAAGAAGGGGTACGAGTTTGTTGTGAAGAAGTTGCTAGCTCAAAGTAACATCGACGTTAATGCGACGGACTATTACAATCAAACACCACTGTGGTGGGCGGTCAGGAACGGGGATATATCTATAATTGGCTTGCTGCTTTCTCAAGACGATGTCAACGTCAACTCGAAAAATGCGTTTGGTCGGACGCCGTTGTGCTTAGCGGTTGAGATGGGAAACGAGGCCGTGGTCAAGCAATTATTATCCAAAAGAGGCGTCGATTGTAACGCCAAGGGTGCTGACGGCCTGCCTCTAATCTGGTCAGCCGTGAAGAAAGGGAACGAGACAATtatcaagctgcttctcgcGAGTGGCGATACTGACGCCAACGCCAGGAACAATCACGATCAGACGCTATTACTATGGGCAGCTCAATACAGGAATGAGGCGCTTACGAAGTTTCTTCTTGATAAATGTGATATCGACGTCAATGCTAGGGACTACTATGGTCAGACGCCACTATTATGGGCAGCCCGGAATGGGAACGAGACAATACTTAGACTATTACTCTCTGCGGATACCATCGATGCCAATATCAAGGACTGCCAAGGCCAACCGGCGCTATGGTGGGCGGCCGCTAATGGAACCGAGACGATCATCACGCTGCTTCTTGGTAAGCATGGTATTGATGTTAATGCCAAGAACAAGTTCGGGCAGACACCACTACATTGGGCAACCCGCAACGCAAACGAAGTTGCcgtcaagctgctactcCGCGAGGCCAGTATTGATATCAACGCCAAGAATCAGAGCGGCCAAACGCCTCTAATACTGGCTTTAAATTTCCGTGAGAAAGTTGGGCATACGGGCGGCGAGGAAAACAGATATGGTGAAAAGGACGAAAAGTACATGCCCatcatcaagctgctcctggCTGGAGGTAGGAGtggcatcaacgacaaaGACGCAGGCGGTAATACGGCCCTGTGGCATGCAGTCACGAACCGGGACAAGATGGTGGtcaagcttctcctcggTACAGATGGCATTAATGTCAACTGTAAGAACCGCCATGGCCGCACGCCTCTTTTGTGCGCGACTTGGAACAGGGACCAGAAGATGGTCAAGTTGCTTCTCAGTAGATCTGACACCGATGTCAACGTTAGAGACTATTCCGGTTGCACCCCTCTGTGGTATGCAGTTGTGGCAAGAGATAGATCAATGgtcgagctgcttctcgGTACGGAAGGCGTCGATGTCAACTCCAAGGATAACTATGGTCGAACGCCGCTAATATGTGCGACTCGCGGCGGCGACCAGGTGATAATTCAACTACTCCTCTCCTCGGAAGACGTAGACGTCAATACAAGGGACCGCTATGGTGCGACGCCGCTACTCTATGCAGCCGCTTGCGGGCGAGAGGCGCTGGTGAGATCATTGCTAGGCGAAGATGGCTTCgatgttggcaatggcaccGCGGTTGAGCTACCTCCCTCCGCAGTTGGTATTGatcccaacgccaaagaCCGTTACGGCCAGACAgccttgttgctggcggCTGAAAAGGGACACGACGCAGTGGTCAAGATACTCCTACGTCAGAATGAAGTCGATGTAAATGCCACGACTTGTCATGGTGCAACGCCGCTCTATCGTGCAGTGGCTGGCGGGAACGAGACGATTGTCAAGCGACTGCTGGCTCAAGATGGAGTCAACGTCAATGTGAGATGCTCTTATGGTCTAACACCACTTATACAAGCGACCATGAATATGAACGAGGCGTTAGTGCGACTGCTTCTTGCCACAGAGAATGTTAATGTCAATGACGTGGATATCTACGGCCGCACGCCGCTGTGGTATGCCTGCGCCGATACGCACGAGGCCGTAGTTAAACTGCTGCTTGCTCATAATGACATTgatgtcaacgccaaggATTACAAGGGTTGGGCGCCATTGTGTTGTGCGGCTGCTCATGGACACGAGACGGTTATCCAGCTCCTGCTTTGTGTAAAGGACGTAGATACAAACATCGCAGACGACTGCGGTCAAACACCACTGTGGTGGGCGATTAAGCACGGCAACGATGCAGTGGTCAAGCTACTTCTCACGAATAGCGACGTTGacgtcaatgtcaagaataAGTTGGGCGAAACGGTGCTACTTCTTGCAGTCGAGAGCGATGACGAGGCGCTGATTCGAGTATTACTCGCAAGagatggcattgacattAACTGCAAGGATAAACACGGACAGTCTCCATTGCACTCATCCTCAAGGAACGGACATGCCAGACTagtcaagctgcttctcgcAAAAGACGGCATCGATATCAACTGCAAGGACGAAAACGGATGGACGCCATTGAACTTGGCCTCGCAGAACGGCCATATCAGAGTGGTCAAAATATTGCTTGACGGTGGTGCCGACACGGCAGCTGCAAGTAGCAACGGATGGACTCCGTTGGACTCGGCTTTGCAGAATTCACAGAGCGGAATAGTCAAGTTGCTTCGCGGCAAGGGCGCTGACTATCCAAGTTGA
- a CDS encoding metallo-beta-lactamase superfamily protein (similar to Beauveria bassiana ARSEF 2860 XP_008599350.1): MAPTTTRDLPEATDPKAFVQLHAFDTATMKSNAAVVIKGHRGSGTANSWRHLIVHEPSGTKLWFDLGISEDLSQYPSFVRDHLHKMFGVSAGKNSILDDLQSLDIDAKAIKYIIPSHAHWDHIYPVATYFPQAKLLCGPGTLRLTAESWPEHANSHFDGRIWNPQTSELPVEELPDPATDPSYWQKIGPFDHGHDFFGDGSFWLIRAPGHCQGNLIALVRTKNKAGERRWVVLAGDASHSYHLLRYPNAPFGDGLPLNKSGTMHEDPEEARKVLHKLYAVKAAYDDELFVWPAHVDALEGIWEF; this comes from the exons ATGgctccaacaaccaccagagACTTGCCAGAGGCAACCGACCCCAAAGCCTTCGTCCAGCTCCATGCATTTGACACCGCAACAATGAAGAGCAATGCCGCTGTCGTGATCAAAGGTCATCGTGGGTCTGGCACGGCTAACTCCTGGAGACACTTGATTGTGCACGAGCCATCTGGAACGAAACTGTGGTTTGATTTGGGAATATCAGAA GACTTATCCCAGTATCCCTCCTTTGTCCGAGACCATCTTCACAAGATGTTTGGTGTCAGCGCCGGCAAAaattccatcttggatgATCTCCAGTCTTTAGATATTGATGCGAAAGCAATCAAGTACATCATACCAAG tcACGCCCACTGGGACCACATCTACCCAGTAGCCACGTACTTCCCGCAGGCCAAACTCCTCTGCGGCCCGGGAACTCTCCGCCTCACGGCAGAATCCTGGCCCGAGCATGCAAACAGCCACTTTGACGGCCGGATCTGGAATCCCCAAACCTCTGAGCTCCCAGTCGAGGAGCTTCCTGACCCGGCCACAGACCCAAGCTACTGGCAAAAGATTGGACCGTTCGATCACGGGCACGACTTCTTTGGCGATGGGAGCTTCTGGTTGATAAGAGCCCCGGGGCATTGTCAGGGGAACTTGATTGCGCTGGTGCGGacgaagaacaaggctgGTGAGCGTAGGTGGGTGGTCCTTGCGGGAGATGCGTCGCATAGTTATCATTTGCTTCGGTATCCTAACGCTCCGTTTGGGGATGGCTTGCCTCTGAATAAGTCGGGTACAATGCATGAAGATCCTGAAGAGGCTCGCAAGGTGCTGCACAAGCTTTATGCTGTCAAGGCTGCttatgatgatgagttgtttGTGTGGCCTGCGCATGTGGATGCTCTGGAGGGCATCTGGGAGTTCTAA
- a CDS encoding 2OG-Fe(II) oxygenase superfamily protein (similar to Metarhizium robertsii ARSEF 23 XP_007825040.1): MSMSAHVKVGETTRPTPNQGATGNPPPDTYNVSLEEDLLNALQSIKTSGSFAGFGALSRPPPADLSVNEVGGITMPLTDSQAAQLIKKARQAPYGKGSDTIADTSVRNTWEIDGDQLTFRSPAWPGFLKALCAQVAQDLGIKIPINAEITEKIPGMFGTLIVCLPSVHQGGEVVLKHCGQKKVFKTSAATQSYAYWYSDVTHEVLPVTSGYRWVLTYNLAIDLKVARPSAELQRSTTQALRDTLRRWLAKEPRSRDKLPVQTLKDLSKELPVDIFLALLEKEEMGSCEYEIWRREDYRYDDSGGDDTDTSFHELNDVFGLDYRVKTLVDLKGRVVTERLPLKQKDILEPDCFDDIREEESDEGYMGNSGPTATHWYRVTAVVIVPRDSLLPFFNSGGLPNRLAPQSAKSQIRYAVRSCLDFSHMHASETTTNTLMAICRQIWNSPHNETHNISLDEDIICDILKTAINKGQFSFLKEAAAHHGGWLPKRFFAWARRWLRTGENDAVTRFNTIQRGLRIAISLFPFFADQFKALTSFVPIPNDDVAPDDAATPLYITDWACETLRSCLDSSTASTLGHEDGPAMVNLVQYYDNPITFLSQEVVPRLANKRDMAAFYLAFLARLREQSTAGLLLAESSMDLYRAEAKSFIFAMKFKRMCRKIEPPANATRMTFAHTKSPAVDPRTSVSHEPVASFFSDIIQASTETDDLTALFASKLRGNAFLLPSPDLHNIWVPFLRSVVPILVLNSIPLETPCCQDMYLAVLKEYVNRYVGREPSRAKDFARRGVNCTCSDCRSLNAFLGDAARTHETMRAGNPHTLVVTKMFKQIGSMCRDWELRRKKAREQFDLFDKNQLLSLLGADYAKVVDMADLSAEQPAQVSTSATRQRQPSEEADSAAQELPRPRVAGVKRKLFFPENEVVDLTDD, from the exons ATGTCGATGTCTGCACATGTCAAGGTGGGAGAAACCACACGCCCAACCCCTAATCAGGGTGCAACCGGCAACCCACCGCCTGATACCTACAATGTAAGCCTTGAGGAGGATCTTCTCAATGCTCTCCAAAGCATCAAGACATCCGGTTCATTCGCGGGATTTGGAGCACTGTCTcgaccaccaccagccgACTTGTCCGTCAATGAAGTGGGCGGCATTacaatgccattgacggACTCCCAAGCCGCTCAATTGATCAAAAAGGCTCGTCAGGCACCCTACGGCAAAGGAAGCGATACCATTGCCGACACCTCCGTCCGCAATACTTGGGAGATAGATGGAGATCAGCTCACCTTCCGGAGTCCAGCATGGCCTGgcttcctcaaggctctATGTGCTCAAGTCGCTCAAGATCTAGGCATCAAAATCCCCATCAATGCCGAGAT TACCGAGAAGATTCCCGGCATGTTTGGCACGCTGATTGTGTGTCTGCCATCAGTACACCAAGGCGGCGAGGTTGTTCTCAAACATTGTGGCCAGAAAAAAGTCTTTAAGACATCTGCAGCAACCCAATCTTACGCTTACTGGTACTCCGACGTAACCCATGAAGTGCTCCCCGTCACGTCGGGCTACCGTTGGGTTTTAACCTACAATCTTGCCATTGATCTGAAGGTGGCTCGTCCGTCAGCAGAACTACAACGATCTACAACGCAGGCTCTTCGAGATACTCTAAGACGGTGGCTGGCCAAAGAGCCAAGGTCGCGAGACAAACTGCCT GTACAGACCCTGAAGGATCTATCTAAAGAACTTCCAGTCGACATTTTTCTCGCGCTGCTGGAAAAAGAGGAGATGGGAAGCTGCGAGTATGAAATCTGGCGAAGGGAGGATTATCGATATGACGATTCTGGCGGCGACGACACCGACACTAGCTTCCACGAGCTTAATGACGTTTTTGGACTCGATTATAGAGTGAAAACCCTCGTCGATTTGAAGGGTCGGGTTGTGACGGAAAGGCTGCCCCTCAAGCAAAAGGACATCCTCGAACCTGACTGCTTCGATGACATCCGAGAGGAAGAGTCGGACGAGGGGTACATGGGGAACTCG GGCCCAACGGCCACACACTGGTATCGAGTAACG GCTGTAGTCATCGTTCCTCGTGACTCATTATTGCCGTTTTTCAATTCCGGCGGACTCCCGAATCGTTTGGCACCACAGTCTGCCAAGTCACAGATCCGTTATGCAGTTCGATCATGTTTAGATTTTTCACACATGCACGCTTCAGAAACAACTACCAATACCCTAATGGCAATCTGCAGGCAAATTTGGAATAGTCCGCACAATGAGACCCACAACATATCATTGGATGAAGACATCATCTGCGATATCCTTAAGACTGCCATCAACAAGGGACAGTTTTCATTTCTCAAAGAGGCTGCCGCCCATCACGGCGGCTGGTTGCCGAAGAGGTTCTTCGCCTGGGCCCGGCGTTGGTTGAGAACCGGCGAGAATGACGCCGTTACACGATTCAATACCATTCAACGAGG ATTACGCATTGCCATTTCTTTATTTCCCTTCTTCGCCGACCAGTTTAAGGCACTCACAAGCTTTGTCCCAATCCCGAATGATGATGTCGCACCTGACGATGCGGCAACTCCCCTTTACATTACCGATTGGGCCTGTGAAACCCTTCGCTCGTGCCTCGATTCTTCCACGGCAAGCACCTTGGGCCATGAAGATGGTCCTGCCATGGTGAACCTCGTCCAGTATTACGACAATCCTATCACCTTTCTCTCACAAGA AGTTGTACCCAGACTTGCCAACAAGCGTGACATGGCGGCGTTTTACCTCGCATTCCTGGCCAGGTTGCGAGAGCAAAGCACCGCTGGTCTCCTACTAGCAGAGTCGTCCATGGATCTTTACAGGGCCGAGGCAAAATCTTTCATCTTCGCCATGAAGTTCAAGCGGATGTGCCGAAAAATTGAGCCACCAGCGAACGCAACCAGGATGACTTTCGCCCACACGAAATCACCAGCCGTTGATCCTCGAACCTCGGTCAGCCATGAGCCAgtggccagcttcttctccgaCATCATTCAAGCAAGCACGGAAACAGACGACCTCACAGCTCTGTTCGCCTCCAAGCTCCGCGGGAATGCTTTTCTGCTCCCATCCCCAGATCTGCACAATATATGGGTACCGTTTTTGCGCTCTGTTGTTcccatcctcgtcctcaacaGCATACCCCTTGAGACGCCATGTTGTCAGGACATGTATCTAGCAGTCTTAAAGGAATATGTCAACAGATACGTAGGCCGTGAGCCTTCGCGAGCCAAAGACTTCGCCCGGCGCGGCGTGAATTGCACATGCTCCGACTGCCGGAGCCTCAACGCCTTTCTGGGTGATGCAGCAAGAACA CATGAGACGATGAGGGCGGGAAACCCTCATACGTTGGTGGTCACCAAGATGTTCAAGCAGATTGGGTCGATGTGTCGCGACTGGGAGTTGCGGCGAAAGAAAGCGCGCGAGCAGTTTGATCTGTTTGACAAGAACCAACTGTTGTCGCTGCTGGGTGCGGATTATGCGAAGgttgttgacatggctgACCTTTCTGCTGAGCAGCCGGCACAGGTATCAACGTCGGCGACAAGACAACGCCAACCCTCTGAGGAAGCGGATTCTGCGGCGCAGGAATTACCCCGGCCGCGTGTAGCTGGTGTAAAGAGGAAGCTGTTCTTTCCGGAGAATGAGGTTGTCGATTTGACGGACGACTAG